GCCTTTTGTCCAATATGCTCTGCAAGAGGGGGTGGTGGTATGAAAGGTGATGAGAAAAATGCGCTAATTGAACATAGAATTGCAAGAGCAATGGATACCATTGAAGAAGTCTCATTTTTGATCAAGAACAAAAAGCTTCTTCTGGCAGTTAATAGAATATACTATGGAATGTTCTATATACTATCAGCTCTTTCCTTAAGATATGACTTTTCTACCTCAAAACACCAACAACTGATCGGTTGGTTCAACAAGGAGTTCATCTCCTCCGGTGAGATTGACCGAAGATATGGCAGGATACTGCACAATGCTTATAATAATAGGTCTACGGGAGATTATGATGATTTTGCAGAGTTTGACGAAAAGGATGTCAAGAATTCCTTCGATGAAATGAAGGAATTTATCAAAACAATCAAAGTATTGTTGTAATCTCATATACCCTCGCTAAAAATCAGCGGGTTTAAAAAAACCGTTAAAACATAGTAGATGAGACTTTTTACAGCACCATCAAAATTGAATCGATTATAAGGAGAAAAAAAAATGAAAAAAATAAAACTCGGGCCCCAGACGCTGCTTTTTCCCATGCCCGCTGTGCTGGTGGGATCAACAGTAGGCGGGAAGCCCAATTTTATGACCGCAGCATGGTGCGGCATCGCTTCGCACCAACCGCCTGCTCTTGCTGTGGCCATTCGGGAGATCCGGTTTACCATGAAAGGCATAGAAGCAAACCAAAGCTTTTCCATTAATGTTCCGTCTGCTGACTTGGCAAAAAAAGTCGACTTTTGTGGTATCTATTCAGGGAAAAAGAAAGATAAGTCTAAAATATTTCAGGTCTACTACGGAGATTTAAAGACCGCCCCGCTTATCGAAGAATGCCCGGTCAACCTTGAATGCAAAGTGATTCATTCCATTCATCTCGGAAGTCATACCCTGGTGGTGGGTGAAATCATGGAAACCCATATAAATGACAATTGCTTAACTGAGGGAAATGCAGATGCCGCCAAGATAGATCCCCTGGTCTATTCCACCGGAACGGCACAATACCAGCGACTGGGAGAAGTGATAGGCAAGGCATTTCACATGGGAAAGGAGTAGACATGATAGAAATCGAAGTTCCGGGGTACCGGACTCTGCAGCTTAACCACCTGGTACTGGATTATAACGGCACCCTTGCCTGCGATGGAATACTGATTCAAGGGGTTAAGGAATGCCTGGAAAAACT
This genomic window from Thermodesulfobacteriota bacterium contains:
- a CDS encoding flavin reductase family protein is translated as MKKIKLGPQTLLFPMPAVLVGSTVGGKPNFMTAAWCGIASHQPPALAVAIREIRFTMKGIEANQSFSINVPSADLAKKVDFCGIYSGKKKDKSKIFQVYYGDLKTAPLIEECPVNLECKVIHSIHLGSHTLVVGEIMETHINDNCLTEGNADAAKIDPLVYSTGTAQYQRLGEVIGKAFHMGKE
- a CDS encoding HEPN domain-containing protein; translated protein: MKGDEKNALIEHRIARAMDTIEEVSFLIKNKKLLLAVNRIYYGMFYILSALSLRYDFSTSKHQQLIGWFNKEFISSGEIDRRYGRILHNAYNNRSTGDYDDFAEFDEKDVKNSFDEMKEFIKTIKVLL